The following coding sequences lie in one Rhodospirillaceae bacterium genomic window:
- a CDS encoding threonine synthase, producing MGESVNYISTRNTNEILGFNETLLTGLAPDGGLYVPSEWPKIRTEDLDSLQLGYANLAAQILKPFVGEDIDDPTLQTITSEAYSEFVCKEVAPLVEIGPSLWLLELFHGPTLSFKDFALQVVSRMFDYVLSQKGEHITVIGATSGDTGSAAIEACKXRQNIDLFMLHPLGRVSEVQRRQMTSVDAANIHNIAVKGTFDDCQSLIKEMFGDPHFNKELSLAAVNSINWARVMVQVVYYYAAFMKLRNKLLAFSVPTGNFGNVYAGYVAKCTGLPSKELLVATNQNDILHRVLTTGTYQTEPVMPGIXPSMDIQVASNFERYLFELQGRDHDALCQNMEALKDDGKFTITSDHIGGARKCFSSSSIDEAETLREMELVYSETGNXIDPHTAVGTAAARKSDYREIGPMVCLATAHPAKFSESVIKATGKRPSIPDRLLSALESKERYDILECEILKIQSYIRQRSRRFHKI from the coding sequence ATGGGAGAGAGCGTGAACTACATTAGCACTCGTAATACTAATGAGATATTGGGCTTCAACGAAACCTTGCTGACGGGCCTTGCACCCGATGGGGGACTTTATGTACCGTCAGAATGGCCAAAGATACGAACAGAGGATCTAGATTCGCTTCAACTCGGCTATGCCAACCTAGCAGCGCAAATATTAAAACCTTTTGTAGGTGAAGACATAGACGATCCAACTCTTCAAACTATTACCTCCGAAGCCTACTCAGAATTTGTCTGTAAAGAAGTCGCACCACTAGTTGAAATAGGGCCTTCCCTTTGGCTTCTTGAACTATTCCACGGCCCGACCCTGTCATTTAAGGATTTTGCCCTGCAAGTAGTTAGCAGAATGTTCGATTATGTTCTTTCGCAAAAAGGCGAACATATTACTGTCATAGGCGCGACTTCTGGCGATACTGGTTCTGCCGCTATTGAAGCATGCAAGAANCGCCAGAATATTGACCTTTTCATGCTCCATCCTTTGGGAAGGGTCTCAGAAGTCCAAAGAAGGCAGATGACATCTGTCGACGCTGCTAATATCCACAATATAGCGGTGAAAGGTACTTTTGATGATTGCCAGAGCCTAATAAAGGAAATGTTTGGGGACCCCCACTTCAATAAAGAACTATCTCTCGCTGCTGTTAACTCAATTAATTGGGCGCGTGTGATGGTACAAGTGGTGTATTATTACGCAGCATTCATGAAGTTGAGAAATAAGCTCCTAGCCTTTTCTGTGCCCACAGGAAACTTTGGCAATGTATACGCAGGCTACGTTGCAAAATGCACGGGCCTCCCTAGCAAGGAGCTTCTTGTAGCCACCAACCAAAACGATATACTCCATCGGGTATTGACCACGGGCACGTACCAGACAGAGCCTGTTATGCCGGGAATATNCCCAAGTATGGATATCCAAGTCGCGAGCAACTTCGAACGATATCTCTTCGAATTACAAGGAAGGGACCACGACGCACTCTGCCAAAACATGGAAGCACTGAAGGATGATGGAAAATTTACCATAACATCTGACCATATAGGGGGTGCCAGAAAATGCTTTTCTAGCTCATCCATCGATGAAGCAGAAACATTACGGGAAATGGAGCTTGTTTACAGTGAGACAGGCAATNTCATTGACCCCCATACTGCAGTAGGAACGGCTGCTGCCAGAAAGTCTGATTACAGGGAGATTGGACCCATGGTATGCTTAGCGACAGCCCATCCAGCCAAATTCTCTGAATCCGTGATTAAAGCAACCGGCAAAAGGCCGTCCATCCCAGACCGACTGCTATCTGCTTTGGAATCAAAGGAAAGATACGATATATTGGAATGCGAAATCCTAAAAATTCAATCCTATATCCGTCAACGCAGTAGGCGTTTTCATAAAATTTAA
- a CDS encoding 30S ribosomal protein S5 alanine N-acetyltransferase gives MIALFKSLSQAIKGNPIRAGRVYMRPPQRRDCWKWXELRKDSQQFLQPWEPTWPTDSLTRKAYFRRLKAHALHSNRDLGYTFLVFRQVDGALIGGVAINDVRRGVAQSCSIGYWVGQSYAGKGYMTEALSGVLPVIFSRLRIHRIEAACLPNNDASQALLKKVGFRKEGFARRYLKINGVWQDHILFGLLESDTRIEPISEIRQEKKNGTRQLNRKRLETSPSAAQX, from the coding sequence ATGATTGCCTTGTTCAAATCACTATCCCAAGCAATCAAGGGAAACCCCATAAGGGCTGGCCGAGTTTATATGAGACCGCCCCAACGCCGAGATTGCTGGAAGTGGNTAGAACTCAGGAAAGATAGCCAGCAATTCCTGCAGCCATGGGAACCGACCTGGCCCACCGACTCCCTTACTAGGAAAGCTTATTTTCGCCGACTAAAAGCCCATGCCCTTCACAGCAACAGGGACCTTGGTTACACTTTTCTAGTATTTAGACAGGTGGACGGGGCCTTAATAGGTGGAGTGGCTATAAACGATGTCCGGAGAGGTGTGGCGCAGAGCTGCAGCATTGGCTATTGGGTGGGACAAAGCTATGCCGGCAAAGGATATATGACAGAGGCCCTTTCTGGAGTGCTTCCTGTGATCTTTTCGAGACTTAGGATCCACCGCATTGAAGCTGCCTGTCTCCCTAATAACGATGCAAGCCAGGCACTTCTAAAAAAAGTAGGGTTCCGCAAAGAAGGTTTTGCACGAAGGTACTTAAAAATAAATGGCGTTTGGCAGGACCATATCTTGTTCGGCCTTCTTGAAAGTGATACGCGAATTGAACCCATTTCAGAAATACGCCAAGAAAAAAAGAATGGCACAAGACAACTCAACAGAAAGCGTCTTGAAACCTCGCCATCTGCCGCACAAANCTAA
- a CDS encoding peptidase M16: MATRESVQLSTLENGLRIISESTSTXETASVGVWVNXGSRXETKNNNGISHLLEHMAXXGTTTRTARXIAEEIENVGGHLNAYTSKEQTAYYAKVLRHDLPLATEILSDILENPTFSEDELAKEKEVVIQEMGQTRDTPDEIIFDQFQELAYPDQPIGRPILGTAKNVRAFSPKSLSEYMANQYTPDRMVVSAAGNLKHEDLVDLTANFFQKRDPAPDRDLDQAEYVGGFVQEQRDLDQMHIVLGFDGLAYEDEDYYALQVFSVLFGGGMSSRLFQKIREEKGLAYSVYSFATSYADGGLXGIYAGTSQEATAELVETICHELKEVTKHITNTETSRACAQLKSGLLMSLESTSSRCGQLARQVLLFGRPLSHEEIIKKIDAVDSKQLMQVIQKILSRGCPTMTTLGPKTDSDQFSQFQASLQI, encoded by the coding sequence ATGGCAACACGTGAATCGGTACAGTTGAGCACTCTCGAGAACGGTCTGCGCATTATTAGTGAATCAACCAGCACCNTGGAGACTGCTTCGGTCGGCGTNTGGGTTAATNCCGGNTCCCGCCANGAGACNAAAAACAACAATGGCATTTCTCACCTTCTCGAGCATATGGCNTTNAANGGCACCACCACCCGCACAGCCAGGAANATTGCGGAGGAAATTGAGAATGTAGGCGGCCATTTGAATGCATACACTTCCAAAGAGCAGACAGCATATTATGCTAAAGTACTCAGGCATGACCTCCCTCTAGCCACAGAAATTCTCTCCGACATTTTGGAAAACCCAACTTTTTCGGAGGACGAATTAGCCAAAGAAAAAGAAGTAGTGATTCAGGAAATGGGGCAAACGCGTGATACACCAGATGAGATCATTTTTGACCAGTTTCAGGAATTGGCTTACCCGGATCAACCTATCGGCCGCCCTATCTTGGGAACTGCCAAAAATGTGCGAGCTTTTTCCCCTAAATCTCTCTCCGAATATATGGCGAACCAATACACCCCGGATAGAATGGTAGTATCCGCGGCTGGCAACCTTAAGCACGAGGATCTTGTAGATTTGACGGCCAATTTTTTCCAGAAAAGAGACCCTGCACCTGACCGAGACCTTGATCAAGCGGAATATGTGGGGGGCTTTGTGCAAGAACAGCGTGATCTCGACCAAATGCATATTGTGCTGGGCTTTGACGGTCTAGCATATGAGGATGAAGACTACTACGCTCTTCAGGTTTTTTCCGTCCTGTTTGGCGGTGGAATGTCATCTAGATTATTTCAGAAAATTAGGGAAGAGAAAGGTTTGGCATACTCTGTCTACTCCTTCGCGACGAGCTATGCCGATGGGGGCCTGTTNGGTATTTATGCTGGGACAAGTCAAGAGGCAACTGCTGAACTTGTGGAAACCATCTGCCATGAATTGAAAGAAGTCACTAAGCATATAACAAACACAGAAACTTCGCGCGCTTGTGCTCAGTTGAAATCTGGTTTGTTAATGTCACTGGAAAGCACATCCTCGAGATGCGGACAATTAGCCCGACAAGTGTTACTATTTGGAAGACCTCTATCGCATGAGGAAATCATAAAGAAAATTGACGCTGTAGACTCCAAACAACTAATGCAAGTGATACAAAAAATCTTGTCCCGCGGATGCCCAACCATGACTACATTGGGTCCTAAAACCGATAGCGATCAATTCTCACAATTTCAAGCGAGTCTCCAAATATGA
- a CDS encoding response regulator SirA translates to MKPTESCXSXYHLDVRNLICPLPVLKTKKFIKNLSPEEVLVVXATDPSSVADLKTFCQVTGHSLEECVAEEGEYRFRIKVKK, encoded by the coding sequence ATGAAACCCACAGAAAGCTGCGNTTCGANCTACCATCTTGACGTGAGAAATCTAATCTGTCCTCTGCCGGTGCTAAAAACCAAAAAGTTTATTAAAAATTTATCGCCCGAGGAAGTGCTAGTTGTGGNAGCCACTGACCCAAGTTCAGTCGCTGATCTTAAAACGTTTTGCCAAGTGACAGGCCATTCTCTCGAAGAATGTGTAGCAGAAGAGGGTGAATACAGGTTTCGCATAAAGGTAAAAAAATGA